One window from the genome of Gemmatimonadota bacterium encodes:
- a CDS encoding ATP-binding cassette domain-containing protein, producing MSDAALSLRGISKRFGRTLALEGAALEVRAGTMHALLGENGAGKSTLMRIAFGELRADDGVVALSGTNRVWRSSADAIAAGIGMVHQHFTLVPALTVAENVALGDRGFWGGYTPARAAARVREIGAQTGLVLEPTSYVSDLPVGAQQRLEIVKALARHARVLILDEPTAVLSPRESVELYDWLRQFVSGGGTGILITHKLREALALADDVTVLRHGRTVLQSVVRDVTEESVVAALLGESRGESRGESRGESRGESRGESRGQSRGQSRGQSRGDSHGESRGARVGSVLESPQVLRTDAPVVALRDVSTVDPNGVSRLRDATVVVSAGEVLGVAGIEGAGQFELLRLLAGRRAPSTGTVTLPKRIGFVPEDRLRDAIVPTMSPAENVALRNANQFHGHMPWRQLSAEASAIFSEYDVRPTDSETLGALSGGNQQKFVMGRELRGSPELLVLENPTRGLDIRAAEFVLDRIRSARASGCAVVVYSSDLDELLTLVDRMVVCHAGYVREVPADMEAIGRAMVGIA from the coding sequence GTGAGTGACGCCGCGCTGTCGCTGCGCGGAATTTCAAAGCGCTTCGGTCGAACGCTCGCGCTCGAGGGTGCAGCGTTGGAAGTGCGAGCTGGAACGATGCACGCACTGCTCGGTGAAAACGGCGCTGGAAAGAGCACGCTCATGCGCATTGCCTTTGGGGAACTGCGCGCCGATGATGGTGTGGTTGCGCTCTCCGGCACGAACCGCGTGTGGCGCAGTAGCGCGGACGCCATCGCCGCTGGCATTGGGATGGTGCACCAGCATTTCACCCTTGTTCCCGCGCTGACCGTTGCGGAGAACGTTGCGCTCGGTGATCGCGGGTTTTGGGGTGGCTACACTCCGGCACGGGCGGCGGCGCGCGTACGGGAGATCGGCGCACAAACGGGTTTGGTTCTCGAGCCGACTTCGTATGTATCCGATCTTCCGGTGGGTGCACAACAACGCCTGGAGATTGTGAAAGCGCTTGCCCGACATGCGCGCGTGCTCATTCTCGATGAACCAACGGCGGTGCTCTCACCGCGCGAAAGTGTGGAGCTCTACGACTGGTTGCGCCAGTTCGTCTCCGGTGGTGGAACGGGAATTTTGATCACCCACAAATTGCGCGAGGCGCTGGCGCTGGCGGATGATGTCACGGTGTTGCGTCACGGCCGCACGGTGCTGCAGTCGGTTGTTCGTGATGTCACCGAAGAGTCCGTTGTGGCGGCCCTCCTCGGTGAATCGCGCGGTGAATCGCGCGGTGAATCGCGCGGTGAATCGCGCGGTGAATCGCGCGGTGAATCGCGCGGTCAATCGCGCGGTCAATCGCGCGGTCAATCGCGCGGGGACTCACACGGTGAATCGCGCGGGGCGCGCGTCGGGTCGGTGCTTGAGTCTCCGCAGGTGCTGCGGACCGACGCGCCGGTTGTCGCGCTGCGTGACGTCAGTACGGTTGATCCGAACGGGGTGTCGCGACTTCGCGACGCCACGGTTGTGGTGAGTGCAGGAGAGGTGCTCGGCGTGGCGGGCATCGAAGGGGCCGGCCAGTTTGAATTGCTCCGTCTTCTGGCGGGCCGTCGTGCGCCGTCGACTGGCACGGTCACATTGCCAAAACGGATTGGTTTTGTTCCAGAAGATCGGCTGCGTGACGCCATTGTGCCCACGATGTCGCCTGCTGAAAATGTGGCGCTGCGCAACGCCAATCAATTTCACGGCCATATGCCGTGGCGCCAACTCTCCGCAGAGGCCTCCGCTATTTTTTCTGAGTACGATGTGCGGCCGACCGACAGTGAGACGCTTGGAGCGTTGTCTGGTGGAAACCAGCAGAAGTTCGTGATGGGGCGCGAACTCCGAGGATCGCCGGAGCTTCTGGTGTTGGAAAATCCCACACGCGGTCTGGATATTCGGGCTGCTGAGTTCGTCCTGGATCGCATTCGGTCGGCGCGCGCCTCCGGTTGCGCGGTGGTCGTATACTCAAGCGATCTCGACGAACTCCTCACACTCGTCGACCGCATGGTCGTGTGTCACGCGGGTTATGTGCGAGAGGTTCCGGCGGATATGGAAGCGATCGGCCGTGCGATGGTTGGGATCGCGTGA